A single region of the Moorena sp. SIOASIH genome encodes:
- a CDS encoding glycosyltransferase family 1 protein, with protein MSQLLVNLSILFSKPTGIANYAANLFPYLKPLDPTLLISPTASSRFCSATTYTCYPIPGNLSPEQGTKGHFRRLLWTQFQLPRIYKKLRTHLLFSPVPEAPLFTNCRYVVMVHDLIGLRFPQGFSPLTTYQRYYIPQVLAQAEHIICNSRATARDLTDFFKIPAAKITPILLAYDANQYYYVDTVDGGKDGENRENCPYFIYIGRPDPHKNLHRLIEAFAALPNCQDYQLWIAGATDKRYTPLLEAQAEELNISSQVKFLGYVPQHQLPTMIRNAIAFVFPSLWEGFGIPVLEAMACGTPVITANLSSLPEVAGDAAILINPYNPEEITAAMAALATDSQMRSHLRQSGLARASEFSWQKTGQATVDILTHIAKGTGNREQVIWLSG; from the coding sequence ATGAGCCAGTTGTTGGTCAATCTCTCGATTCTATTTTCCAAACCCACGGGTATTGCTAACTATGCCGCTAATCTTTTTCCTTATTTAAAACCTCTCGACCCTACTCTACTGATTTCCCCCACTGCGTCTAGCCGTTTCTGTAGTGCTACTACCTACACTTGCTACCCAATTCCAGGGAATTTAAGCCCTGAACAAGGCACGAAAGGACATTTTCGCCGTCTGTTGTGGACTCAGTTTCAACTGCCGCGAATTTATAAAAAATTGCGAACGCATCTTCTGTTTTCTCCTGTTCCAGAAGCTCCCCTATTTACCAATTGCCGCTATGTGGTAATGGTTCATGATTTGATTGGGTTACGGTTTCCCCAGGGTTTCTCACCTTTAACTACCTACCAACGCTACTATATCCCTCAAGTTCTTGCTCAAGCAGAACACATCATCTGTAACTCTAGGGCTACTGCTAGAGACCTTACTGACTTCTTCAAGATTCCAGCCGCAAAAATCACTCCGATCTTACTGGCTTACGATGCCAATCAATATTATTATGTGGATACAGTAGATGGTGGAAAAGATGGGGAAAACCGGGAAAATTGTCCCTATTTTATCTACATCGGACGGCCAGACCCCCACAAAAACCTCCATCGGCTGATTGAGGCTTTCGCTGCTCTACCCAATTGCCAGGACTACCAACTCTGGATTGCTGGCGCAACGGATAAACGCTACACACCATTGCTGGAAGCCCAAGCGGAGGAACTGAATATATCCAGTCAGGTCAAATTCCTGGGATATGTTCCTCAGCACCAGTTACCGACCATGATTAGAAATGCGATCGCATTTGTATTCCCCAGTCTTTGGGAAGGCTTCGGTATCCCTGTATTAGAGGCAATGGCTTGCGGTACTCCTGTAATTACAGCCAATCTCTCCTCCTTACCCGAAGTAGCTGGAGATGCCGCTATATTAATCAATCCTTACAACCCTGAGGAAATCACAGCAGCCATGGCAGCACTAGCAACCGATTCTCAAATGCGATCGCATCTTCGCCAATCAGGTCTTGCTAGAGCCAGTGAATTTAGTTGGCAAAAAACTGGCCAAGCTACGGTAGACATTCTAACTCATATAGCAAAGGGAACAGGGAACAGGGAACAGGTTATCTGGTTATCAGGTTGA
- a CDS encoding sigma-70 family RNA polymerase sigma factor produces MQPRKPPKSPNRKQFDAAVNSILNQRDKSGLFAFIEFRLKQFNLEHKFDIFDIFIESYIRGVSKIESGQDIENPSAWLRTTCLNVIREHFAKKGKHWKKEREFSSIEYQISSNDSSDYLSDQYVKEILSDIRQLVSPLDFDIFVLRVMEELSWIEIEERLNLASNTALRKRYQRMRKVLRDYFFDIDNSMLEDYGLS; encoded by the coding sequence ATGCAACCTAGAAAACCTCCAAAGTCCCCTAATCGTAAACAATTTGATGCCGCTGTTAATTCTATTTTAAACCAAAGAGATAAATCGGGATTGTTTGCATTTATTGAATTTAGACTCAAGCAGTTCAATCTTGAACACAAATTTGATATATTTGACATATTTATTGAAAGCTATATTCGCGGAGTTAGCAAAATTGAATCTGGACAAGATATTGAAAATCCATCAGCTTGGCTAAGAACAACCTGCTTAAATGTGATTAGAGAGCATTTTGCCAAGAAAGGAAAGCATTGGAAAAAAGAACGTGAGTTTAGCTCTATAGAATACCAGATTAGCTCCAATGATTCTTCCGATTATTTATCGGATCAATATGTCAAGGAAATACTGTCAGATATTAGACAACTAGTAAGTCCTCTAGATTTTGATATTTTTGTGTTACGAGTGATGGAGGAATTGTCCTGGATTGAAATTGAAGAACGCCTGAACTTAGCAAGTAATACAGCCTTGCGAAAACGATATCAGCGTATGAGGAAAGTTTTGAGAGACTATTTTTTTGATATCGACAACTCTATGCTCGAAGACTATGGCTTATCCTGA
- a CDS encoding cysteine synthase A: MDIKAGFVDTVGNTPLIRLNSFSEETGCEILGKAEFLNPGGSVKDRAALYIIKDAEEKGLLKPGGTVVEGTAGNTGIGLAHICNAKGYKCLIIIPETQSQEKMDTLRTLGAEVRPVPAVPYKDPNNYVKLSGRIAQEMDNAIWANQFDNLANRQAHYETTGPELWQQTDGKIDAWVSATGTGGTYAGVAMYLKEKNPNLQCVVADPMGSGLYSYVKTGEIKPEGNSITEGIGNSRITGNMEGAPIDDAIQIDDHECLRVVYQLLSRDGLFMGGSVGINVGAAVALAKQMGPGHTIVTVLCDGGGRYQSRLFNREWLVSKGLSVGDCTS; this comes from the coding sequence ATGGATATCAAAGCAGGTTTTGTTGACACAGTAGGAAATACACCACTTATTCGCTTAAACAGCTTTAGCGAAGAGACGGGTTGTGAAATCCTAGGGAAAGCTGAGTTTCTCAATCCAGGAGGTTCTGTAAAAGACCGAGCTGCCCTCTATATTATTAAAGATGCAGAAGAAAAAGGTTTACTCAAGCCTGGGGGTACAGTTGTTGAAGGAACCGCTGGCAATACAGGCATTGGTCTAGCCCATATCTGTAATGCTAAGGGATACAAGTGCCTGATTATTATCCCGGAAACTCAATCCCAAGAAAAAATGGATACCCTCAGAACACTGGGAGCTGAAGTCCGCCCAGTGCCAGCAGTACCCTACAAAGACCCCAATAATTATGTAAAGCTTTCTGGACGCATTGCCCAAGAGATGGATAATGCCATCTGGGCGAATCAGTTTGATAATTTGGCAAACCGACAGGCTCATTATGAAACCACTGGGCCAGAACTGTGGCAGCAAACTGACGGAAAAATTGATGCTTGGGTCTCAGCAACTGGTACAGGTGGGACCTATGCAGGGGTGGCGATGTATTTGAAAGAAAAAAATCCTAACCTTCAATGTGTAGTGGCTGACCCCATGGGCAGTGGTTTGTACAGTTATGTCAAGACCGGTGAAATTAAACCGGAAGGTAACTCTATTACAGAAGGTATCGGTAACAGCCGTATTACTGGGAATATGGAAGGGGCTCCCATTGATGATGCCATTCAAATTGATGACCACGAATGTCTCCGGGTAGTTTACCAGCTGCTGAGCCGGGATGGATTATTTATGGGAGGGTCTGTCGGGATTAATGTCGGAGCTGCTGTTGCTCTGGCTAAACAAATGGGACCTGGTCATACAATTGTGACTGTGCTTTGTGATGGCGGTGGTCGTTATCAGTCACGGCTATTCAATCGGGAATGGTTGGTATCTAAAGGACTTTCTGTGGGTGATTGCACCTCTTGA